In Brassica rapa cultivar Chiifu-401-42 chromosome A06, CAAS_Brap_v3.01, whole genome shotgun sequence, a single window of DNA contains:
- the LOC103871428 gene encoding uncharacterized protein LOC103871428, whose amino-acid sequence MDRSTPTHNSSNKGLSVSYLVSLMVLCARHANRLSKKLKPKKRTRYENFGGRWNMASSPMRFKAEKEKTAAMEEEQHGLWQREILMGGKCEPLDFSGVIHYDRNGRQLREMPPRSPRGSPFPVLKTGRRERVTVGHDRN is encoded by the coding sequence ATGGACCGTTCTACGCCGACACATAACTCTTCAAACAAGGGTCTAAGCGTGAGCTATCTCGTCTCTCTGATGGTACTCTGCGCCAGGCACGCGAATCGCCTCTCCAAGAAGCTAAAGCCGAAGAAGCGAACTCGCTACGAAAACTTCGGCGGCCGATGGAATATGGCGAGCTCGCCGATGAGATTTAAGGCTGAAAAGGAGAAAACGGCGGCGATGGAAGAGGAGCAGCATGGCCTTTGGCAAAGAGAGATTTTGATGGGCGGAAAATGTGAGCCGTTAGATTTCTCGGGAGTGATTCACTACGACCGTAATGGACGGCAGTTAAGAGAGATGCCACCGAGGTCTCCACGTGGCTCTCCGTTCCCAGTTCTTAAGACGGGTCGCCGTGAACGGGTCACCGTTGGACATGATAGGAACTAA
- the LOC103871427 gene encoding CLAVATA3/ESR (CLE)-related protein 11-like has product MKKHPKPCSFLFHISILSVLFVFLLVSCAYTTSYKRKAGTGLGQKRILASNFDFTPFFKKTDRTQRLRRSSAEKKTNSWYNDEDRIVPSGPNPLHH; this is encoded by the coding sequence ATGAAGAAACACCCTAAACCGTGTAGTTTCCTTTTCCACATCTCTATACTCTCTGTGCTATTCGtctttcttcttgtttcttgtgCATATACGACCTCGTACAAGCGTAAAGCCGGCACTGGTCTCGGCCAAAAGAGAATTCTAGCAAGTAATTTTGATTTTACTCCATTTTTCAAGAAGACAGATCGTACTCAACGTCTGCGTAGAAGCTCGGCCGAAAAGAAAACTAATTCTTGGTATAATGATGAGGACCGGATCGTACCTAGCGGTCCAAACCCTCTGCATCACTAG